The genomic window TCCAAATCCAGTTTTCCAAGGAGGAAACTGGGGCCCGacaggtgaagtaacttgcccaaaattaTACAGCTAGTCGTCAGTGACTTCCTTTTCTTCTGAGGCAGAAAGAATCAGAATAGTGATTCTTGTGATTCACTGTCCCTTTTCAAATACAGTCCATAAAGTGCTCAGAGGTCATTAGAAGGCACCCCAGAAAGGTAAGGCTGGCATTTTTCTGGAAGCCCCTGAGTGTACCAACCCCCTCAGGCTACAAGGACCGGCCTGGAGttgttttgtcttcattttaatcTCCAGAGCTgcctggaggctggaggaaggagctCTCACTGCTACCTGCCATCACTCCCCAGCCAGTCTGTGGAGACTGAAGCCAGGGACCATCGGGTGACGAGGGAATCCTGTCATAATGCCAGGGACTGGGAGCAATGGTCAAGTTCCTGGGGTTTAAGCAAGGCAATTACGGCTGAGTTAAAGCTGggatgggcagggctgggggacctGAGGTGGCAAAGGCGGGTGCGGAGAGGGAATGAGCCAGCAATTTAAATGACTTCACGGGGGTGAGCTCCTACCTCACACAAAATGCCTCCTCAATCCCAACGAGGTACCTTAACCTTCTACTGCTTAGGCCTGACGAACCCACTCACCTTCTCCCAGTGCGCACTCCCGGAAGAGGACGTCACCATCATCCCTATTCTGCTTTTTTCTAATCTCCCAATGCCCTTTCCGGTCTCCTTCCTCCCTAAGTCCCGGGTTCCTTCCACTCACATCCAACTAGTGATTCCCACCCCAGTCTCCCCGACCTTCGCTGATTCCGCCCACGCCCCCAGCCCTAGGATTTCTCCCATCCTCCTCGCCCTCCCCCGCTTGACTCTCTTGGACAGCTCCCCGCCAATCCCGGTTTCTCCCATTCCTCCCCGCCACGTCTTCAGGCTTCCCCAGCCCCCAGGTGCCTTTGGTTTTTCGGCCGTCGGCCGCTGGCGTCTCAGATAAAGTGGATCCAGCCCTGGGGCTCCGGGGCTCCGCCACTGCCCGGGTGCTCGGGCCCACGGAGAGCATAGTCACGGCCGCCGTTGTTGTCCCAGAACTCGCGGCCGGTGACACGGTAGCGCAAGGCGAAAAGCAGGGCGCCCCCAATCGGCGGCGCGGGCAGGCGGAAGGCGAAGCGGTCGGCCCGCGGCGGAGGCGGGGCCGGGCCGGCGTAGGCGGCGGGCGCCTCGCGTTGGCTCCGCCAGCCGTCGGCGCTCCAGCGCACGCTCACGCGCTTCTCGTAGGCCAGGTCCAGCACGCGCGCGCTCCCGGCCACGCCCAGCGGGCCCGCCTCGGCGCGTTCCAGGCAGATGCGCTGCGCCTGCAAGCGGGCGGCGAAGCCGGGCTCGCTGGCCGGCTCCAGGGCGGTGCGCGCCTCCtgcggggagagggggaggggaaagaagcccgggtggagagagggaagagacagagggCGGGGTCAGGACGACGCAAGGGACCAATCCGAGGTCGACCCCGGCGTCCCGCCGTCAGAGTGCCGCCCGGCTGGGGGCGTGGCCTAGAGTCACTCGCCAATGGGGACCCCCAAAA from Equus asinus isolate D_3611 breed Donkey chromosome 2, EquAss-T2T_v2, whole genome shotgun sequence includes these protein-coding regions:
- the PPP1R3E gene encoding protein phosphatase 1 regulatory subunit 3E translates to MSRERPPRTDIPRNLSFIAALTERAYYRSQRPSLEEEPEEEPGQGGTRLGARSRAHAPSRGRRARSAPAGGGGARAPRSRSPDTRKRVRFADALGLELTAVRRFRPGELPRVPRHVQVQLQRDALRHFAPCQTRARGLQEARTALEPASEPGFAARLQAQRICLERAEAGPLGVAGSARVLDLAYEKRVSVRWSADGWRSQREAPAAYAGPAPPPPRADRFAFRLPAPPIGGALLFALRYRVTGREFWDNNGGRDYALRGPEHPGSGGAPEPQGWIHFI